From the Tepidamorphus gemmatus genome, the window GACAAGGCGACCGTCGAGATCGTCGAGATGGTGCTCGCCGGCGGCATCAACAAGGAGATCGTGCAGGCGATCAACCGTGAAGGCGGCCGCGCCGTCGGCCTGTGCGGCAAGGACGGCAACATGGTGATCGTCCGCAAGGCGACCCGTACCATGATCGACCCGGATTCCAACATCGAGAGGATCGTCGATCTCGGTTTCGTCGGCGAGCCGGATACGGTCAATCCGGCCGTGCTGCGGATGGTCTCCAAGGAGGATCTGATCCCGGTCGTCGCGCCGGTCGCGCCGGGTCTCGACGGCGAGACCTATAACGTCAACGCCGATACCTTTGCCGGGGCCATCGCTGGTGCTCTGTCGGCCAAGCGTCTCCTGTTCCTCACCGACGTCGACGGTGTGCTCGACCGCGACAAGAGACTGATCAAGGAACTCACCGTCGCCGAGGCGAAGCGGCTGATCGATGACGGCACCATCTCCGGCGGCATGATCCCCAAGGTCGAGACCTGCATCGAGGCGGTGGAGCGCGGTGTCGAGGGCGTCGTCATCCTCAACGGCAAGGTCCCGCACGCCGTCCTGCTCGAGCTGTTCACCGAGCATGGCGCCGGGACGCTGATCACCCCGTGACGACCGGGCCGCTGGCAAGGAGCTTCGCCGGGGTCGAGACCTGGATCTTCGATCTCGACAACACGCTCTATCCGCCGCACTCGAACCTGTTTGCACAGGTCGACCGCAAGATGGGCGAGTTCATCTCGAACCTGCTTGGGGTCGATCCGGTCGAGGCCAAGGCGATCCAGAAGCAGTTCTATCGCGACTACGGCACGACCCTGCGCGGGCTGATGACCGTCCACGGGGTCGATCCGCACGAGTTTCTCGCCTATGTGCACGACATCGACCATTCACCGATCGAGCCGGATCCGGCGCTGGGCGCGGCGCTGGCGCTGCTTCCGGGCCGCAAGTTCGTGCTGACCAACGGCTCCCGCGCCCATGCCCAGTCGGTGGTCGCCCGGCTCGGCATCGAGAGCCATTTCGAGGACATGTTCGACATCGTCGCGGCCGACTTCGAGCCGAAGCCGGCGCGGCCGCCCTATGAGAGGTTCATCGCCCGCTACGGCATCGACCCGTCCCGCGCGGCGATGTTCGAGGACCTGCCACGCAACCTCGAGGTCCCTCGCGCGCTCGGCATGCGCACCGTGCTCGTGGTCGCCAGGCCCGGCACCCCGGCCGAGACGCTGGCCTTCCGGCAGCGCTGGGAAACCGAGGTCGGCGACGGCGGCTATATCGACCATGTCACCGACGATCTGGCCGACTTCCTGGTCAGCGCGGTGGAGGGGCGTGCCACGGGCGCGGCTGCGATTGACAGCCGGCCGGTCGCCCGCTAACCGGCCCGGGAACCTGGAGGGAGGGACGCGCCGTGGACACCGCACAGATCGAATCGATCGTCGAAGCCGCCTGGGAGGCCCGTGCCGAGGTGACC encodes:
- the argB gene encoding acetylglutamate kinase → MPETPEMTPQAQAEILAKALPYMLRYDEQTVVVKYGGHAMGDPELARAFAEDITLLKTSGIHPIVVHGGGPQIGRMLDKLGIKSEFRAGLRVTDKATVEIVEMVLAGGINKEIVQAINREGGRAVGLCGKDGNMVIVRKATRTMIDPDSNIERIVDLGFVGEPDTVNPAVLRMVSKEDLIPVVAPVAPGLDGETYNVNADTFAGAIAGALSAKRLLFLTDVDGVLDRDKRLIKELTVAEAKRLIDDGTISGGMIPKVETCIEAVERGVEGVVILNGKVPHAVLLELFTEHGAGTLITP
- a CDS encoding pyrimidine 5'-nucleotidase, yielding MTTGPLARSFAGVETWIFDLDNTLYPPHSNLFAQVDRKMGEFISNLLGVDPVEAKAIQKQFYRDYGTTLRGLMTVHGVDPHEFLAYVHDIDHSPIEPDPALGAALALLPGRKFVLTNGSRAHAQSVVARLGIESHFEDMFDIVAADFEPKPARPPYERFIARYGIDPSRAAMFEDLPRNLEVPRALGMRTVLVVARPGTPAETLAFRQRWETEVGDGGYIDHVTDDLADFLVSAVEGRATGAAAIDSRPVAR